The Lonchura striata isolate bLonStr1 chromosome Z, bLonStr1.mat, whole genome shotgun sequence genome window below encodes:
- the DIMT1 gene encoding dimethyladenosine transferase isoform X4: MPKARAGKRPQRREGGAGGILFNTGAGQHILKNPLVVNSIIDKAALRRTDVILEVGPGTGNLTVKMLEKVKKVIACEIDPRLVGELQKRVQGTCLANKLEIKVGDILKTDLPFFDACVANLPYQISSPFVFKLLLHRPFFRCAILMFQREFALRLVAKPGSKLYCRLSINTQLLARVDHLMKVGKNNFKPPPKVESSVVRIEPKNPPPPINFQEWDGLVRIAFVRKNKTLSAAFKSSAVEQLLDHNYRVHCSLHNMEIPENFKIAEKIQTVLKDTGYSEKRARSMDIDDFIRLLHGFNSEGIHFS, from the exons ATGCCCAAGGCGCGGGCCGGGAAGCGGCCCCAGCGCCGGGAAGGCGGCGCCGGCG GCATCCTGTTCAACACCGGGGCCGGGCAGCACATCCTGAAGAACCCTCTCGTGGTGAACAGCATCATCGATAAG GCTGCCCTGCGCCGAACAGATGTCATTCTGGAAGTGGGCCCGGGAACTGGAAACCTGACAGTAAAGATGCTGGAGAAGGTCAAAAAA gttaTTGCTTGTGAAATTGACCCTAGACTTGTTGGTGAGCTTCAGAAGAGAGTCCAGGGCAC GTGTCTAGCAAACAAACTTGAAATCAAGGTTGGTGACATCTTGAAAACAGATTTACCATTCTTTGATGCATGTGTCGCTAACTTGCCTTACCAG atttcTTCACCTTTTGTTTTCAAGTTATTGCTTCATAGACCCTTTTTCAG GTGTGCAATCCTTATGTTTCAAAGGGAATTTGCACTTCGTTTGGTTGCAAAACCAGGAAGCAAACTGTACTGCAGACTCTCTATTAATACTCAGTTATTAGCTCGAGTGGACCATCTGATGAAG GTTGGAAAGAACAACTTCAAGCCTCCTCCCAAAGTCGAATCCAGTGTTGTCAGAATAGAGCCAAAGAACCCACCACCACCTATCAACTTCCAG GAGTGGGATGGTCTGGTAAGGATAGCCTTTGTTAGGAAAAACAAGACACTCTCTGCAGCATTTAA ATCAAGTGCTGTAGAGCAGTTGCTGGATCATAATTACCGAGTTCATTGTTCCTTACATAATATG GAAATCCCTGAAAACTTCAAAATTGCAGAGAAAATACAGACAGTTCTAAAAGATACAGGTTACTCTGAAAAACGAGCCCGTTCAATGGATATAGATGATTTCATTCg ATTGCTACATGGCTTCAATTCAGAAGGCATCCATTTTTCATAG
- the DIMT1 gene encoding dimethyladenosine transferase isoform X1 — protein sequence MPKARAGKRPQRREGGAGGECGAERAGRIPGARAERGPVGSAAAHGNTPVSSPGILFNTGAGQHILKNPLVVNSIIDKAALRRTDVILEVGPGTGNLTVKMLEKVKKVIACEIDPRLVGELQKRVQGTCLANKLEIKVGDILKTDLPFFDACVANLPYQISSPFVFKLLLHRPFFRCAILMFQREFALRLVAKPGSKLYCRLSINTQLLARVDHLMKVGKNNFKPPPKVESSVVRIEPKNPPPPINFQEWDGLVRIAFVRKNKTLSAAFKSSAVEQLLDHNYRVHCSLHNMEIPENFKIAEKIQTVLKDTGYSEKRARSMDIDDFIRYSFFFLCLCLPFKLL from the exons ATGCCCAAGGCGCGGGCCGGGAAGCGGCCCCAGCGCCGGGAAGGCGGCGCCGGCGGTGAgtgcggagcggagcgggccgGCAGGATCCCGGGAGCCCGCGCCGAGcgggggcctgtggggagcgCGGCTGCTCACGGTAACACGCCCGTCTCTTCCCCAGGCATCCTGTTCAACACCGGGGCCGGGCAGCACATCCTGAAGAACCCTCTCGTGGTGAACAGCATCATCGATAAG GCTGCCCTGCGCCGAACAGATGTCATTCTGGAAGTGGGCCCGGGAACTGGAAACCTGACAGTAAAGATGCTGGAGAAGGTCAAAAAA gttaTTGCTTGTGAAATTGACCCTAGACTTGTTGGTGAGCTTCAGAAGAGAGTCCAGGGCAC GTGTCTAGCAAACAAACTTGAAATCAAGGTTGGTGACATCTTGAAAACAGATTTACCATTCTTTGATGCATGTGTCGCTAACTTGCCTTACCAG atttcTTCACCTTTTGTTTTCAAGTTATTGCTTCATAGACCCTTTTTCAG GTGTGCAATCCTTATGTTTCAAAGGGAATTTGCACTTCGTTTGGTTGCAAAACCAGGAAGCAAACTGTACTGCAGACTCTCTATTAATACTCAGTTATTAGCTCGAGTGGACCATCTGATGAAG GTTGGAAAGAACAACTTCAAGCCTCCTCCCAAAGTCGAATCCAGTGTTGTCAGAATAGAGCCAAAGAACCCACCACCACCTATCAACTTCCAG GAGTGGGATGGTCTGGTAAGGATAGCCTTTGTTAGGAAAAACAAGACACTCTCTGCAGCATTTAA ATCAAGTGCTGTAGAGCAGTTGCTGGATCATAATTACCGAGTTCATTGTTCCTTACATAATATG GAAATCCCTGAAAACTTCAAAATTGCAGAGAAAATACAGACAGTTCTAAAAGATACAGGTTACTCTGAAAAACGAGCCCGTTCAATGGATATAGATGATTTCATTCggtactcttttttttttttatgtttatgtCTTCCTTTTAAGCTTCTTTAA
- the DIMT1 gene encoding dimethyladenosine transferase isoform X2, with protein MPKARAGKRPQRREGGAGGECGAERAGRIPGARAERGPVGSAAAHGNTPVSSPGILFNTGAGQHILKNPLVVNSIIDKAALRRTDVILEVGPGTGNLTVKMLEKVKKVIACEIDPRLVGELQKRVQGTCLANKLEIKVGDILKTDLPFFDACVANLPYQISSPFVFKLLLHRPFFRCAILMFQREFALRLVAKPGSKLYCRLSINTQLLARVDHLMKVGKNNFKPPPKVESSVVRIEPKNPPPPINFQEWDGLVRIAFVRKNKTLSAAFKSSAVEQLLDHNYRVHCSLHNMEIPENFKIAEKIQTVLKDTGYSEKRARSMDIDDFIRLLHGFNSEGIHFS; from the exons ATGCCCAAGGCGCGGGCCGGGAAGCGGCCCCAGCGCCGGGAAGGCGGCGCCGGCGGTGAgtgcggagcggagcgggccgGCAGGATCCCGGGAGCCCGCGCCGAGcgggggcctgtggggagcgCGGCTGCTCACGGTAACACGCCCGTCTCTTCCCCAGGCATCCTGTTCAACACCGGGGCCGGGCAGCACATCCTGAAGAACCCTCTCGTGGTGAACAGCATCATCGATAAG GCTGCCCTGCGCCGAACAGATGTCATTCTGGAAGTGGGCCCGGGAACTGGAAACCTGACAGTAAAGATGCTGGAGAAGGTCAAAAAA gttaTTGCTTGTGAAATTGACCCTAGACTTGTTGGTGAGCTTCAGAAGAGAGTCCAGGGCAC GTGTCTAGCAAACAAACTTGAAATCAAGGTTGGTGACATCTTGAAAACAGATTTACCATTCTTTGATGCATGTGTCGCTAACTTGCCTTACCAG atttcTTCACCTTTTGTTTTCAAGTTATTGCTTCATAGACCCTTTTTCAG GTGTGCAATCCTTATGTTTCAAAGGGAATTTGCACTTCGTTTGGTTGCAAAACCAGGAAGCAAACTGTACTGCAGACTCTCTATTAATACTCAGTTATTAGCTCGAGTGGACCATCTGATGAAG GTTGGAAAGAACAACTTCAAGCCTCCTCCCAAAGTCGAATCCAGTGTTGTCAGAATAGAGCCAAAGAACCCACCACCACCTATCAACTTCCAG GAGTGGGATGGTCTGGTAAGGATAGCCTTTGTTAGGAAAAACAAGACACTCTCTGCAGCATTTAA ATCAAGTGCTGTAGAGCAGTTGCTGGATCATAATTACCGAGTTCATTGTTCCTTACATAATATG GAAATCCCTGAAAACTTCAAAATTGCAGAGAAAATACAGACAGTTCTAAAAGATACAGGTTACTCTGAAAAACGAGCCCGTTCAATGGATATAGATGATTTCATTCg ATTGCTACATGGCTTCAATTCAGAAGGCATCCATTTTTCATAG
- the DIMT1 gene encoding dimethyladenosine transferase isoform X3, translating into MPKARAGKRPQRREGGAGGILFNTGAGQHILKNPLVVNSIIDKAALRRTDVILEVGPGTGNLTVKMLEKVKKVIACEIDPRLVGELQKRVQGTCLANKLEIKVGDILKTDLPFFDACVANLPYQISSPFVFKLLLHRPFFRCAILMFQREFALRLVAKPGSKLYCRLSINTQLLARVDHLMKVGKNNFKPPPKVESSVVRIEPKNPPPPINFQEWDGLVRIAFVRKNKTLSAAFKSSAVEQLLDHNYRVHCSLHNMEIPENFKIAEKIQTVLKDTGYSEKRARSMDIDDFIRYSFFFLCLCLPFKLL; encoded by the exons ATGCCCAAGGCGCGGGCCGGGAAGCGGCCCCAGCGCCGGGAAGGCGGCGCCGGCG GCATCCTGTTCAACACCGGGGCCGGGCAGCACATCCTGAAGAACCCTCTCGTGGTGAACAGCATCATCGATAAG GCTGCCCTGCGCCGAACAGATGTCATTCTGGAAGTGGGCCCGGGAACTGGAAACCTGACAGTAAAGATGCTGGAGAAGGTCAAAAAA gttaTTGCTTGTGAAATTGACCCTAGACTTGTTGGTGAGCTTCAGAAGAGAGTCCAGGGCAC GTGTCTAGCAAACAAACTTGAAATCAAGGTTGGTGACATCTTGAAAACAGATTTACCATTCTTTGATGCATGTGTCGCTAACTTGCCTTACCAG atttcTTCACCTTTTGTTTTCAAGTTATTGCTTCATAGACCCTTTTTCAG GTGTGCAATCCTTATGTTTCAAAGGGAATTTGCACTTCGTTTGGTTGCAAAACCAGGAAGCAAACTGTACTGCAGACTCTCTATTAATACTCAGTTATTAGCTCGAGTGGACCATCTGATGAAG GTTGGAAAGAACAACTTCAAGCCTCCTCCCAAAGTCGAATCCAGTGTTGTCAGAATAGAGCCAAAGAACCCACCACCACCTATCAACTTCCAG GAGTGGGATGGTCTGGTAAGGATAGCCTTTGTTAGGAAAAACAAGACACTCTCTGCAGCATTTAA ATCAAGTGCTGTAGAGCAGTTGCTGGATCATAATTACCGAGTTCATTGTTCCTTACATAATATG GAAATCCCTGAAAACTTCAAAATTGCAGAGAAAATACAGACAGTTCTAAAAGATACAGGTTACTCTGAAAAACGAGCCCGTTCAATGGATATAGATGATTTCATTCggtactcttttttttttttatgtttatgtCTTCCTTTTAAGCTTCTTTAA